The following nucleotide sequence is from Scyliorhinus torazame isolate Kashiwa2021f chromosome 4, sScyTor2.1, whole genome shotgun sequence.
agaattggggtacattgcataggttaaatttaacgcggttggtggaacagatggaggaagacttcaagagatgggacatggtatccctgtcactggcagggagtgtacaagcggttaaaatggtggtcctcccgagattcctctttgtgtttcagtgcctcccggtggtgatcacgaaggcttttttcaaaaggattgagaagagtatcatgagttttgtgtgggccgggaagaccccgagagtgaggaagggatttttgcagcgtagtagggataggggggggctggcgctaccgagcctgagtgagtactactgggccgccaacatctcaatggtatgtaagtggatgggagaagaggagggagcggcgtggaagagattggagaaggcgtcctgtagggggacttgcctacaagccatggtgacggcgccgttgccgttctcaccgaagaaatacacaagcccggtggtggtggctactctgaaaatttgggggcaatggagacggcataggggaaagacgggagcctcggtgtggtccccgataagaaataatcataggttttctccggggagaatggatgggggatttggaacatggcaaagggcaggagtaacacaattgagagatctgtttgtagatgggacgtttgcaagtctgggagcgctgaccgaaaaatatgggttgccccaagggaatgcattccggtgtatgcaactgagggcttttgcgaggcaacaggtgagggaattcccgcagcttccgacgcaggaggtgcaggacagagtgatctcaaagacatgggtgggggacggtaaggtatcagacatatgtagggaaatgagggatgaggggtagatgagctgaaagggaaatgggaagaagagctgggggtggagattgaggaggggctgtgggctgatgccctaagtagggtaaactcatcgtcctcgtgtgccaggctaagcctgatacaatttaaggtgttacacagggcgcatatgacaggagcacggctcagtaaattttttggagtagaggataggtgtgcgagatgctcgagaagcccagcgaatcacacccacatgttctggtcatgtccggcactacaggggttttgggtgggggtgacaaaggtgttttcgaaggtggtgggggtccaggtcgaaccaagctgggggttggctagatttgggggttgcagaagagccgggagtgcaggaggcaaaagaggctgatgttttggcctttgcgtccctagtagcccggcgcaggatactgttgatgtggaaggaagccaagcccccgggtgtggagacctggataaatgatatggcagggtttataaagctggaacggattaagttagtcctaaggggatcggctcaagggttcaccaggcggtggcaaccgttcgtcgaatacctcacagaaagagggAGTGGAAAagaaaaagacagcagcagcaacccgggggggggggggggggggggggggggaacagagggaTTCTCAGCGATGTTAagatataagtatataagtataatatgtataggttgttgttatagataattgtatattggactgttaaaacatatttttggagaatatttatctgggacaaggcacttGCCATTTAgttctgtttttgtttatatattatttatttcttgtttataaaactggccattgttatttatattgtgatattactgtttaaaggatacacaatgtactgtgatggttggccaaaaattttcaataaaatatttattttttaaaaagagaaggaaaAGGAGGGACGGTTTGCCTTTGTCACAATGGCATAGGGTGCAATTTATTGAGAGATGTTTTGATTCAGTAACGGAGGCAAAAACTGATTGGGGAAATTAGTTTTGGGaaaggtcagcatggatttagaagGTGGCAATGTGCTCAAggtctttggagaggaaaggggttGGGTGTGGGGATAGTGAGGTTCAAGGATTAGTCAAATATTACGTCAGAAATAGCATGAATCAATGCCGAGTTGACCTTGCCCTTTACCAGGATGACATTTTTCCCATTTTCCCCACCAAACATCCGGTGGTCTGTgagagatagaacaaagaacaatacagcacagaaacaggcccttcggtcctccaagcttgGACCGGTGAGATACTGAGGAACGGGGCAGATTTAGAGACAGTTTTGTACTATCGGCCCATGTATGCCAGAAATGAGTTCATATTTGGTTGCTGTTGCCAGCAGAAGGGGATTTTATCCAAAAATTAAACACAGAAATTAAAGGTCATTGTCTGACTATAACTTCCATCGACCCTAATTGTATCCTCCCCCCGCCTTCCAGATTTGAACTCATAAGATTGTCCAAATCTGTTTTGGATTTCCTTTCATCAGTTTATTTCCAAGGAAGAGAacttgcaataaaaacagaaaaggctggaaatacccagcaggtcaggcaacatttgTGAAGAGAAAAGCTGTTAAATTTTCAGGtccattctgatgaaaggtcacagacctttCACTCTTcagatatttccagcattttctgcggtTTCTTATTATTTTCAGCATCTTCGGTATTTTCCTTTTCAAACTGGCAGTAGTTGAGACTTCTATAGTCTATTTCTTCAATTCCTGCCTGCTTCCAAAATGGAAAATCTTGAGGTAACTTGCAACCACATGCGAATCTTGCTTCGTGTTCCAGTTCAGAGTAATCGGCAAAGTAGTTTGCTTGTTTTTGAAGTTGAAAATCCAAGATTATAGTCGTGAGATGGTCTCTAACTGGAAATTTTTATTCAATACCAGATGGGGCGGCCTATTGCATGGGACGTATGAATTCTGATTGCTGGTAAGATGCTTTGTTTTTGCAAATTTCTTATGAACATGGATCTAATGCTTCTGTCTTTACCTTTTACCACAATTGTTTTACCCGAATcaagaatatttttaaggcagagctggatagattgttggttaacaagggggtgaaaggttatcaggggtaggcaggaatgtggggttgaagttgccATCAGATCAGCTAcaaacttattgaatggcggagcagactcgaaggaccgGGTGGGCTGCTCCTCCTAATTCGTATGTCCATCTGAGATGTTTCCGAGAAATGCCATCAGAGCAAAGGAAATAACAGCACAAGAACAATTTTAGCAATAATCAAAATATGGAATTCTGAGCTCCTTTGGTTATTTTGATGTGAAGTGAATTAACCCTCGGTTAGTTACAGGAGAGCACAGACTGTACCCAGCCTAATGTAAACTGATAGTTTTATTGCGCCTCAGAATTCTAATTTAAATTTTTCTGACTTGGTGTTGGAAGTCAGTCCATTACTAACAACCAGGCGATAATCACAGTCACACTTCATTCTGGATGGACTGTAAGCTGAAATAAATTTAAGAATGATCAGATTAGGCCCGAACAATTTGCATTTTTAAAAGTAGGGAACTTCTGAAAATGAAATTCCAAAAATTGGTCAAGTATGTAAACCTTGGGGCGGCAtggcggcgcaatggttagcactgctgctgacgGCGCTGAGGACAAATCAGTTGTGGTCTAATTGGGAGCTTCATTATTGTGTCATAAGAAGTTCATTTTGCAATGTACAGAAATCAGTTGTGTAATTTTAAGGGTGAcggttcattcgtgcaaatattgtCCTTTGTTTGATCCAGGTATCTTTACACTCTGGATGTGCCAGAGGATAGTGGGATCAAACAGCCGGATCAGACACTTGAAATTCTGATGAGCGAGCTTGATCCAGCTGTCATGGACCAGTTCTTCATGAAAGATGGTGTTACTGTAAATGATGTCACTCGAGTAAGTACTAAATTAACTTGTAAAGTGTAAAAATAAATTGTTTATAAAAAATTATGAAGTTTTAAACAtggtgtctttttttttttaagatgaGTGGAATTCGTGACCTGATACCAGGTTCAGTCATTGATGCCACATTGTTCGATCCTTGTGGGTATTCGATGAACGGAATGAAAGTGGATGTAAGTTTGTGCCCTGTCTTTAACCGTACAGTGAGATGCCAAGGCAGGGCTGTCTAAGTTGGCCATCAATCAGTACAGCTCCTGAGTGGGGGTGCACTGCTGCAAAGATAGGTTATGTTTTTGTTTCCAGGACTAATAACTTGTATAGCTGAAGGATTAAAAATATCTGCTTTTAGTTCAATTTTTTTATAAATAAGGTGGATTCATCCAAAATAAGAGAAGCTGTGAGCTCTCCTTCTGGATGTAATCGGTGTGGAATGATTGTACAGGAAGGTGAATACTGGGAAACAGTCACCTCTGGTGGACCAAAACTGGTATTGACTGAAGTCCGGTTTCTGATTATCTGTTCCTCTTTGACTTGGGTGGAGTGGGAAATCGAATATGAGGCAAAGGTAATCAGTGGTTTGGTCCTTTATCTTTTTCAGGTGGCTATTGTATATACTTCCTTGCCAGAGTGGCAGATGGCATTACCAGGTCATGAGTTTGCCTTGGATTATCGTATAAGCACTCAAAGGTTGCCAGCATTGATTAATGAGAATCAGTGGTGATGTGTCTTTTGGTTAAGAGCGATGCATTCAGTGAAGATCAATAACGATTACTTATGCACATCTCAATGAAGTGAGCTGAGGCTGCCTTTAGATGTGCTGTGTAATCTGTTCGAGGTTTACATActtttttaaaactaaatttagactacccaattatttttttccaattaaggagcaatttattgtggccagtccacctaccccgcacatctttgggctgtgggggtgagacccacgcagacatggggagaatgtgcaaactccacacggaccggggctgggatcgaacgcgAGTCCTCAGCcccgtcggcagcagtgctaaccattgcgccgccaTGCCGCCCCAAGGTTTACATACTTGACCAATTTTTGGAATTTCATTTTCGGAAGTTCCCTACttttataaatgcaaattgttcgaGCCTAGTCTGATCATTCTTAAATTTATTTCAGCTTGCAGTCCATCAGAAACTTGAGGTTTATCGTGTGCTGCGAGCAGCAGTTGCGTATTACAAATTAAAACCGTTTGTTTATTTAGATTATGATTTACTGAACTTCAAAGTAAATGAACATTCACACCTTATGTTTCctgatcttgtggatggtacagctACAAAATGGCCTGCTCAATCACAAGATGTGCCTTGCCTGAATGCTAAAATCCTACTTGGCTGCAGTGTACAGTGCTCTAACTTTGTCTATCCTACCATAATTTAATTTATTTTCCTAGATTGGAAGGATCTTTCTCTTTGAAGCTACAGGGCAGGTACTTTAAATAGATTTACCTCTCGGATCTCCTGGATTAACCCAAGAATGCTAACACCTTTTAATCTAAATAGTAGCTCCTGATTCCTTCACTCTTCTCCCTCCCTCAAACAGGGAGAGCTTGGCCACCTATGCTGAAAGCTGGTTTGAGTTCCACTGCATAGACTCTTCTTTGCAACATCTTTAATGTTTCTGTTTTTAACGTCTTAGCTGGCTGAACTTATCAGGTGTGTATAAATGGAATGTTTTTATTATTTCCCACATGAAGATTTGGAGATCTCTAAttcctgaaagaaaaacaggaatatTCAGTTTGGGATCTGGTCGAAATATTGACATGTGTTGCAATCTGTTTTCCCTGCCCCCTCCCTATGCCCTTCCCGAGCAGGTTTTAAATTTCACTCGGCATGTCGTGTGCATTTCAGGACCACTGATCGAAGCATGGCATAATGACGTATTGATAATGGAGAAACATTTAGCTTTGGCTTTGGAATCTCTGCTATGGAAGCACCAAAGACAGCTGAAACAAGTCATTAAATGCTGTAATCTTGCTTTATCTTTTTAGGGGACTTACTGGACAATTCACATCACCCCAGAACCAGACTTCTCCTATGTTAGTTTTGAGACTAACTTGGCGCAGACCTCCTACGACGATCTAATCAAAAAAGTTGTAGATGTCTTCAAGCCAGGGAAATTTGTCACAACCCTTTTTGTTAACCAGGTGAGATTCTAGGTCTTGTTGTAAAACTAAGTTGGTATAACATCAAGCTGCTGCATGCTAGGAATCTGCGATAATATCAAAAAACGCAGGAAGTGCTCAGCAGGCTGCCAGCATCTGTGCCGAGAGAAAACAAAGGTTTCAGATAGATGAACTTTTGTTGGAAGAAGACTGGGGGGTGTCCTCATGTTTTTTGCACTTGACTATGTACGGTCGAATCCCAGCATGGCAGTCTGAGAGTTTGACATCACTTATTATTCTTAATCTGAAAGTAAAAAGCTATGTCAGTGTAAGTGACATTGAAGCTGTTGGGTCGCTGTAGACAAAATTACAGCTAGTTCAATCATGCCTGCTGTCTCTACCAAGTCTAGTTTATGTGATGTACAGACCAACGCCAATGTGGCTACCTCTCAGCTGCTCTCTGAAGTGGCCGAGCAAACCATTCGGTTGCATTGAATTGCTGATCTTCCCAGTGACACTCGTATCCCAAGAATGAAGGCATTATTCTTAAGCAGAGCTTAAGCAAAGTTATTCTTCCAAATAACTGCTTTCTGCAAACATCTGAGTTGGTGAAATGTTCAGAATTTTGAAGTTCTGACAAGTTTAAAAACTTCACAGCAACATCTGTAAAAGTGTAATGTTCCTAGACTAGTGATTCGGAGCCTTCAGTTCAAATCCTAATACAAAAGCTgggggaatttaagttcaattaaatCAATCTGGGATTAAAAAAAACAAGTCTCACTGGCGATGACCATGAAACTCCCATCTTGTTAATTTTATTTATTTGTACACCAGATGTGGGGGTCACTGGCCAGGGcaggatttattgtccatccctaattacccttagtGGGTCTTGAACCGTTACAGAGTAGGTGGAAGCATGTGATGTAGGTAAATCCACAGTTATTAGGAAGGAGGTTCCAGAAATTTGGCCGGAGATgatgaaagaatggtgatatagttcaaagccagggtggtgtgtggcttggtgaGAAACTTGCAGGCgatagtgttcccatgcatctgctgcccatctCCTTCTaggaccttaagacataggagcagaattaggccattcggctcatcgagtctgctctgccattcaatcatggttgttaTGTTTCACATccgcattctcctgctttctccccacaacccctgattccctatatatatctgtcttaaaaacacttggTGACTTTATGctccagaaggctgtgggggccatggTAGAGGTatgaggtttggaaggtgctgacgaaagaaacttggtgagttgctgcagttgtcttgtggatggtacacattgctgccatcgTGTGTTGGTGGGAGGGAGTGGATTTTTAGAGTGGTAGAGAGGGTGCTGATCAagcggttgctttgtcctggatggtgtcaagcttcttgagtgtaattggagctgcactcatccagacaagtggaaatATTCCAttttactcctgacttgtgccttgtagataatggacaggctctggggagtcgGAAGATAATAATCTTTTtactgtcgcaagtaggcttacattaacagcaatgaagtcaccacattccggcgcctgttcgggtacacaggaagaattccgaattctcagctggtacgggaattgaacccaggctgctggccttgttctgcatcacaaaccagctatttgCATTTGGACCTATGGCTGCCTGGTTCCTcgaggtactccagtttcctcattGTAACGCAACAATtactcagccaatagcctctcggcttcacaggtaccgtactacccctaatacataccaccacactcctacagcgcaaaaatgtgcaggttaagtggattgggtaAGGGTGGCAcactgggcagcactgttgcttcacaatgccagggacaggggttcagccttgggtgactgtctgtgtgaagtttgtacgttgTCCCCCTGCCTGTGTGTGAGGGTTCCTCccttagtccaaagatgtataggttaggtggattggccatgctaaattaccccttagtgtccagggatgtgcaggttgggttacggagatagggcgaagtggatcgatgcagactcgatgggccataatggcctcctgctctgtagggattctaaaaaaagattggccatgctaaactgtcccttcgtgtctaaagatgtgcaggataggtgggggaatggacctaggtaagctgctctatcggagggtcagtgcagacatgatgggccaaatggcctcctgcattttAGGAAATCTCTGGATTTTATAAACTGCTTGTTCCTTGTTCCTTGCTTAACGCTGTAGCTGGGTTCATGTAGCTCCTTCATCTTTTGCCCCAAACCTTCCATCTGTGTCCCCAATCTCTTTTACCACCAATTGATGGGAACTGTTTTTCCTCGTCTGTCCTATCCAAACTTGTGGTCAGCCCTATCCAAACCTGTCGTCAGCAATGCTATCAAACAGAACTTGGACAAAAGTAACTTGATCAGTTTGGGATTTGCCACAGCCACTTGACACCAGGTCaagttacagtcttggttcaagcaTATACAAAAGAGCTCAATCCCAGCGCTGaaacgagagtgactgcccttgatttcaaagagccccttaaTTTAAAATAGCCCCATCAAAATTCAAGTCCGTGGGAATGGTTTTTCGGgtagctctccactggttggaaccaaacctagcacaaaggaaggtgattgtgtttgttggaggccaatcagctcCGTTCCAGGATGCTGCTCCAGGAAATCCTCGGGGAACAATTTGAGGCTAAACCATCTTCagtgcttcatcgatgaccttccctccatcatgaggtcagaactgAGGATTTCCATTCAGTACAGGGTgttgcaattcctcagataatgaagcagcctttgcccaaatgcagcaagaccagcaaccttcaggcttggactgatgcgTGGCAAGTAACGTTTGATCCCCAAGTGCCTGGCAATGATCACTTCACAGAAGGGCAAATCTAGCCAAATTGACAGCAAACTCAGATGATGGAGATCTAaagtagaaatgaaatgaaaatcgcttattgtcacaagtcggcttcaaatgaagttactgtgaaaagcccctagtcgccacattccggcgcctgttcggggaggctggtacgagctggtataaagagtatgctggaaaatttcagcaggtctggcagtatcagtGGACAGAAACCAATATTTGGAGTCCAATTTGTTGAGCGAATGTAAAGTCCCTAAGCCAAGCAGTTTCTTGTCCTCCTGTGTTGTGTGGATAGGCCTCCACTGGACGTTCTTCAATGATGTGGTGCATAGTttgctctctcacacaggcacataggGGGCTGGCATTAATGGCCCATCTTTTGAGGTTGGCCAAGCAGGGACCCTGGCCAGTCCTGAACCTGAATTCTTTCCATGGAAGGTTGGGACCAGGCAGCTGTTGGGTTAGGTTTGAGACCAGGTATTTGATTCCCATTCATTTGTCCAGGTGGAATTTGCGTTGAAGTCCACATCGACCTTATTTTGTAGGTTGTTGCAAGTCGGTGGATATGTGGAGGAGCGATGTTTGGAAGAACAGGAAGTCAAAGGAGTGGTGTTGAGCGTAGTGTTCcagtatgacttcttcagaactcttATCTATCatctatctccccttgacattcactttgttgaaatccccaccaccaccaccaccaccaccaccaccaccaatcctGTAATGGTACCATTGACCAAAAAATCTGTAAAAACTGTAACACAGGAGCAGGTCAGAAACTTGGGATCCTTTAGTGAGTAATTCATTTCCTGATtcgcaaagcctgaccaccatttacaaggcataagtcaggagtttgTTGGAAgagtcttcacttgcctggatgagtacagctccttcAAGACTGGAGCAGCGGAACACTatccagaataataataatctttattagtgccacaagaaggcttacattaacactgcaatgaagttgctgtgaaaatcccctagtcgccacactatttcATGGGTACACCCAtgtgcttgatcggcaccccatccaccaccttaagcattcacgCTCTCCACCACtgactggtctgtgtgtgtgtgtaccatatacacaatgcactgcagcaacGCAAGGttcctgcaacagcaccttccaaacaagtGACAGTTACCACCTAGAATAACATGGGCAGCGGGCACATTGAAACAGCAATGCCTGCAAGTTCCTTATCCAAGCCACATTCCACCCTGTCTTGGAACTATATGGTACCTTCGCTGTTGGGTCAAaagcctgcaactccctccctaacagcactctgggtgtacctacactatatACATCatggagcagttcaagaaggtgactccacTACCttaagcgcaattagggatggacaataaatgctgtgtTTACCAGTTATGTCCCCattttgttgggcagcacggtggcacagtggttagcacttcggcctcacggcgccaaggacctgggttcgatcccggccccgggtcactgtccgtgtggagtttgcccattctcccagtgcctgcgtgggtctcacacccacaatccaaaaagatgtgtaggtcagatgaattagccatgctaaattgcaccttaattggagaaaaagattggacataatttttttttttagataatTTTATTTTGCTGTAAAATGATTTCTTTAAAATATACAACAGCACAGTGCACTCAGTAGAGGCGCTGCAGCTTACCCATATTGCTCTTGATGCACAttctagatttagatttattgtcacgtgtaccgaggtatagtgaaaagtattgttctgtgtacagttgtcCTGtgtgcagattgttggtgatgtgcacacctaggaatttgaagctgtcaaccatctcctccttgggccccgttgatgcagacgggtgcgtataatactttgcttcctgaagtccatgatcagctctttagttttactgacgTTGAGAGAGCAATTATTGTGGTTAAACCACTCCACTAGGCTCGCTACCTCCttcttgtattctgactcatcgttgtttgagatctgacccactatcatcaagtcgtcagcaaacttgtagatggagttggagccaaactttGCACACtcgtgtatgtatagggagtatattAGGATGCTAAGTACTCACCCTTGCGTGGCTGCGGTAttaaggactatcgtggaggaggtgttgtttatctttactgattctggtctatgggtcaggaagttgtggatccagttgcagagggtggagctaagtcctaggttttggagtttagaTGTGAGCCTGGCTGGGattaaggctgagctgtagtcacaataggagtctgacgtaggagtccttgttgaagAGATGCTCCAGTGATGagcgtagagccagggagatagcatctgctgtggaccggttgtggcggtatgagaattgcagtggatcaaggcattctgcgaatatggagttgatgtgtctcatgaattgttgaggactctgggtctgtattctttggagtttagaaggatgaggggggatcttattgaaatttacaggatactgtgaggcctggatagagtggacgtggagaggatgtttccacttgcaggaaaaactagaaacagaggacacaatctcagacgaaagggacgatcctttaaaacagagatgaggaggaatttcttcagccagagggtggtgaatctgtggaactctttgctgcagaaggcagttgctctgtttacttgctataaatatagcagtcaatatggtcgcctttcttaatcctaattatgagtatactttcagagtcgccaggtatccctcgataccgccacaaggttcaacccgaataccgatcaaagagccaatgcaccagttagttagttcaaagtcaatactatttatttacacacagtaagatctactcatgcacgataatactacaaactaaactatctctatcactaacacctatacttaacttcgggtgcccacttaggtcagaggaacaatggccgttgttcggatctgaggctattGGGTTTGAAGAgataacaggagaacagctaaggtcgtccgtctggtagcgagcattgaccttgaacttacttgcttctggtgatgctggtggatgggtctctccgcttgagagccaaatccaagaggctgaatctcgtgggggttccttcttatacttggagggactTCGTGTGCTTTTagacgggccttaaacttggtcccaattaattgggcagctttttgatcattgtcatcgatctaaaccaataaaggggtgggtgccctgatggctgggcgtgtcctcggtggccgttggccttgctttgtttgtgtctttcggttggggtactggcgctggaatgtctgcgacagtatcggctacctgattattagtcctttgttcctcggagatgggccatcaatatgttaatcgacccagagtttcgattccgtctgctgactacTTTCCAaacacacattcaggctctgtgcctgcttgttgcttagtattgtcccTATAGTCTCTGAgagtgtccattttgtgttctgaaagtggccatcccagatggcgataAGGCTG
It contains:
- the amd1 gene encoding S-adenosylmethionine decarboxylase proenzyme isoform X5, which translates into the protein MFVSKRRFILKTCGTTLLLQALEPLLELAREYCGFDSIQDFFYSRKNFVKPAHQEYPHRNFQEEVEFLDMMFPNGAAYCMGRMNSDCWYLYTLDVPEDSGIKQPDQTLEILMSELDPAVMDQFFMKDGVTVNDVTRMSGIRDLIPGSVIDATLFDPCGYSMNGMKVDIGRIFLFEATGQGTYWTIHITPEPDFSYVSFETNLAQTSYDDLIKKVVDVFKPGKFVTTLFVNQNSKCRSSFSSPQKIEGFKRLDCQCAQFNDYNFVFSSYVKNCQRQQS